Proteins encoded together in one Hydrogenobacter hydrogenophilus window:
- the ilvE gene encoding branched-chain-amino-acid transaminase, with translation MEYAFFEGKIVPVENANINIKTNSFHYGTAVFEGIRAYWNEKEQQLYILFAREHYERLLKNARAMFMNLPYTADELVEITKEILRKSEIRWDVYIRPIAYFKDLALTPKLIGFTPDVAIYTYNFGRYLDTSKGIRVKVSSWRRNDDNSIPSRWKVAGAYVNSALAKTEALLGGYDEAIMLNQHGFIAEGSGENIFLIRGAKAITPSYSEHILEGITRSAVIKLLKKELLVEVEERPVARSELYIADELFMTGTAAEVTPIIEVDNRKVGSGEVGTITRELQELYFNAVRGNIERYKVWLTPVYEK, from the coding sequence ATGGAATACGCCTTCTTTGAAGGTAAGATAGTCCCCGTAGAAAACGCAAACATAAACATAAAGACCAACTCCTTTCATTACGGAACCGCAGTGTTTGAGGGTATAAGAGCATACTGGAATGAAAAAGAACAGCAGTTATACATACTTTTCGCCCGTGAGCATTACGAAAGACTCTTGAAAAATGCAAGAGCTATGTTCATGAACCTTCCTTACACCGCAGATGAGCTTGTAGAGATCACTAAAGAAATTCTCAGAAAAAGCGAGATAAGATGGGATGTTTACATAAGACCTATAGCTTACTTTAAGGACCTTGCGCTCACCCCAAAGCTCATTGGCTTTACGCCTGATGTTGCCATATACACCTATAACTTTGGTAGGTACTTGGACACCTCAAAGGGTATAAGGGTAAAAGTTTCTTCTTGGAGGAGGAACGACGATAACTCCATACCTTCAAGGTGGAAGGTAGCGGGTGCGTATGTAAACAGCGCTCTGGCAAAAACTGAGGCTCTTCTTGGTGGATACGACGAAGCTATAATGCTCAACCAACACGGATTTATTGCGGAAGGCTCTGGGGAAAACATATTCCTCATAAGGGGTGCAAAGGCAATAACTCCATCATACTCAGAACACATACTTGAGGGTATTACAAGAAGTGCGGTCATAAAACTTCTCAAAAAGGAGCTTTTAGTAGAGGTGGAAGAAAGACCTGTTGCCAGGAGCGAACTGTATATTGCTGACGAGCTTTTTATGACTGGTACTGCTGCGGAAGTGACACCCATAATAGAGGTGGACAACAGGAAAGTAGGAAGCGGAGAGGTGGGAACTATAACAAGAGAACTCCAAGAGCTTTACTTCAATGCGGTCAGGGGAAACATAGAAAGGTATAAGGTCTGGCTTACTCCCGTTTATGAGAAGTGA
- the trpD gene encoding anthranilate phosphoribosyltransferase, producing MKEILYKLSNFENLTKEEIKTAIKDMVEGRATDAQIGAFIIATKMKGESVEEIEGSAEIFRELATKVVVSRPEELVDTCGTGGDMQGTFNVSTITAFVLAGAGVRVAKHGNRSVSSKSGSADLLEYMGAKIDLSPEKVAVMIEELGIGFMFAPIFHPAMKRVLGPRREVGVRSVFNLVGPLSNPAGAKRQLLGVFSERLVDKIARALKGLGCKSAIVVHGKDGIDEVSISSTTKIAQLREGGEVILYEFVPEDVGFKRYPLSSVCVSGVEESAKVAMSVLKGEESPAYYMVLLNAMFGLIVSGITEDKKTALERAKESIHSGKAYEKLTRFVELSQKL from the coding sequence ATGAAGGAAATACTTTATAAACTGTCCAACTTTGAGAATCTCACAAAAGAAGAGATCAAGACAGCCATAAAGGATATGGTGGAGGGGAGAGCCACAGATGCACAGATAGGTGCTTTCATCATAGCCACCAAGATGAAGGGGGAAAGCGTAGAAGAGATAGAAGGTTCTGCGGAAATCTTCAGAGAGTTAGCTACCAAGGTGGTTGTTTCAAGACCGGAAGAGCTTGTGGACACTTGTGGTACCGGTGGGGACATGCAGGGAACTTTTAATGTGTCCACCATTACAGCCTTTGTGCTTGCAGGTGCGGGTGTAAGAGTAGCCAAACACGGCAACAGATCAGTATCCTCAAAAAGCGGAAGCGCAGATCTTCTGGAATATATGGGAGCAAAGATAGACCTTTCACCAGAAAAAGTGGCTGTTATGATAGAGGAGCTTGGTATAGGGTTTATGTTTGCACCCATCTTTCATCCTGCCATGAAAAGGGTTTTGGGTCCAAGGAGAGAGGTAGGTGTGCGTTCAGTGTTTAACTTGGTAGGTCCCCTCTCCAATCCAGCGGGTGCCAAGAGACAACTGCTTGGAGTTTTCTCTGAAAGGCTTGTTGATAAAATAGCTCGCGCTCTTAAAGGTCTCGGGTGTAAAAGTGCTATAGTTGTGCACGGTAAAGATGGAATAGACGAGGTCTCCATATCCTCTACCACCAAGATAGCACAGCTAAGAGAAGGTGGAGAAGTTATACTTTACGAGTTTGTACCAGAAGATGTAGGATTTAAAAGATATCCTTTAAGTTCTGTGTGCGTATCGGGTGTAGAAGAGAGCGCAAAAGTTGCTATGTCCGTTCTTAAAGGGGAGGAATCTCCCGCGTACTACATGGTGCTTTTGAATGCCATGTTTGGGCTTATAGTCTCTGGTATTACAGAAGACAAAAAAACCGCTCTGGAGAGGGCAAAGGAGTCTATACACAGTGGTAAAGCTTACGAGAAGCTCACAAGGTTCGTAGAGCTATCCCAAAAGTTATGA
- a CDS encoding menaquinone biosynthetic enzyme MqnA/MqnD family protein translates to MIKVGRVAYLNTIPLFYKWEDQNIQLVYGHPSELALMLRKGDIQAGIVSSVEYLVNSHLYDYVPDISISSKEYTCSVLLFSHVPIAQVKKVYLTPNSITSRYLSIYVLEEIYRIKPIYTEDRECADCLLLIGDEALFEKKRGKFPYIYDLGHEWYKKHKLPFVFALFIVRKDAPLWLAQRIGELCNASKKAFFDDLMQRKIEIEGFEWEELVEYFTKCLHNGLGEQELTSLEIFMKFLDSRGYTK, encoded by the coding sequence ATGATAAAAGTTGGGAGGGTAGCTTACCTAAACACCATTCCCCTTTTTTACAAGTGGGAAGACCAAAACATACAGCTCGTATACGGACATCCCTCTGAACTTGCGCTTATGTTAAGGAAGGGAGATATACAAGCGGGGATAGTTTCTTCGGTGGAGTATCTTGTAAACTCTCATCTTTATGACTATGTGCCTGACATTTCCATATCTTCTAAGGAATACACCTGCTCTGTGTTGCTCTTTTCCCATGTACCTATTGCGCAGGTCAAAAAGGTGTATCTTACACCCAACTCTATAACCTCAAGATATCTTAGCATATATGTGCTTGAAGAGATTTACCGCATAAAACCCATCTACACAGAAGATAGAGAATGTGCAGACTGTCTTTTGCTCATAGGTGATGAAGCATTGTTTGAGAAAAAGAGAGGTAAATTTCCCTACATTTATGACCTTGGCCATGAGTGGTACAAAAAACACAAACTGCCTTTTGTCTTTGCCCTTTTCATAGTAAGGAAAGATGCGCCTTTATGGCTTGCTCAAAGAATAGGTGAGCTGTGCAATGCATCAAAAAAGGCTTTCTTCGATGACCTTATGCAGAGAAAGATAGAGATAGAGGGTTTTGAGTGGGAAGAGCTTGTTGAGTATTTCACAAAGTGCCTTCACAACGGACTTGGAGAACAGGAGCTGACTTCCCTTGAAATTTTCATGAAGTTTTTAGATTCAAGAGGTTATACTAAGTGA
- a CDS encoding M28 family peptidase, producing MRSETLDELKRLADEVLRVNRLSGSEGNATAKRIIKKWLKHRGISYSEEFFYVERLMPIEASIEVGNTVVLGVPYAGSPSGVYEGYVKREPIEGDIALLRVSEEKRDHVKKAKACITYLDKVNTYYYGSVNGEGIPFVNIKLEDVQHIEDAYVKLTIKTKKEKVLCSNIVFDLGRGPTIYLVAHVDTAPEVFGSTDGVGFLLLLFLADELKKNFYLPYRIRFLLTDAKELGLEGSNFHVSKGIKYAYYCINLDTIGWRNPAVIYKDAEGYNGERIMEMFFKHLQDMRMDIPFVSKSSAKSDHIPFKRKGVQTLFLSSEPFTINHTLHDNTEAINWDMVIVWYELILSFLRRFHRL from the coding sequence ATGAGAAGTGAAACTCTTGATGAACTAAAGCGTTTAGCAGACGAGGTTTTAAGAGTAAACAGACTATCTGGAAGTGAAGGAAACGCTACAGCTAAGAGAATTATAAAAAAGTGGCTAAAACATAGAGGCATAAGTTATTCTGAGGAGTTCTTTTATGTAGAGAGGCTCATGCCAATAGAAGCAAGTATAGAGGTAGGCAACACAGTAGTTTTGGGAGTCCCTTATGCAGGAAGTCCCAGCGGAGTTTATGAAGGTTATGTAAAAAGAGAGCCCATAGAAGGAGATATTGCTCTTCTTAGAGTATCAGAGGAAAAACGCGATCATGTAAAGAAGGCAAAGGCTTGTATCACATATCTAGATAAGGTCAACACTTACTATTACGGTAGTGTAAATGGGGAAGGAATCCCTTTTGTAAATATAAAGCTTGAGGATGTTCAGCACATAGAAGACGCCTATGTGAAGCTTACGATAAAAACTAAGAAAGAGAAGGTTCTCTGTAGCAACATAGTTTTTGACTTGGGAAGAGGACCTACTATCTACTTAGTGGCACATGTGGACACCGCGCCAGAAGTGTTTGGTTCAACAGATGGGGTAGGCTTCTTACTGCTTCTTTTTTTAGCAGATGAGCTAAAGAAAAACTTCTATCTACCTTACAGGATAAGGTTTCTCCTTACTGACGCAAAAGAGCTGGGACTTGAAGGTTCTAATTTCCATGTTAGCAAGGGTATAAAGTACGCTTACTACTGTATAAACTTAGATACCATAGGTTGGCGCAATCCTGCAGTTATATACAAAGACGCAGAAGGATACAATGGTGAGCGCATCATGGAGATGTTTTTTAAGCATCTTCAGGACATGAGAATGGACATACCTTTTGTTAGTAAAAGCTCGGCAAAAAGTGATCATATACCTTTCAAAAGGAAAGGGGTGCAGACTCTTTTTTTGAGTTCTGAACCTTTTACCATAAATCACACCCTCCATGACAACACAGAAGCTATAAAC
- a CDS encoding YMGG-like glycine zipper-containing protein, giving the protein MKKVALFMIPVMFLVSCGQVTSEKTYQGAGVGAAGGAIAGALIDKENRWRGAVIGGVLGAVLGGTITEIASRAAREAAINNRPVEYRSEDGREKVYAEPVASKGNCKIVKTSYYQNGKLVKVEEKEVCP; this is encoded by the coding sequence ATGAAGAAGGTAGCTTTATTTATGATTCCGGTGATGTTTTTGGTAAGTTGTGGACAGGTGACCTCAGAGAAGACTTATCAAGGAGCCGGTGTTGGCGCTGCAGGAGGTGCCATAGCAGGAGCACTTATAGACAAAGAGAACAGGTGGAGAGGAGCTGTTATAGGCGGTGTGCTCGGTGCGGTCTTAGGAGGAACTATAACGGAGATAGCCTCAAGGGCTGCAAGGGAAGCTGCAATAAATAACAGACCTGTGGAATACAGATCTGAAGATGGAAGAGAAAAGGTTTATGCAGAGCCAGTGGCATCGAAAGGAAACTGTAAGATAGTAAAAACCAGCTATTATCAAAATGGTAAACTCGTAAAGGTGGAAGAAAAAGAGGTTTGTCCCTGA
- the hpf gene encoding ribosome hibernation-promoting factor, HPF/YfiA family, translating into MNLEFIGKGIEWTDAMKSFVEGKLERLSRFLKEAEEDQVEVVVTLSTTRAKQKDFAGDSRPTLYRVDIDMYLKTWGGGSVHAWEEDVDVFSALDRVMDEVERQIIKLKQRRHEIRRRGAKLKEEMLTAGLMPSEERELPPVIEEELVVEKPMSLEDAIFELKGTGVYFLPFVDVETGTLKILYRKRGGNLGVINTKCKML; encoded by the coding sequence ATGAACTTGGAATTTATCGGAAAGGGCATTGAATGGACTGACGCTATGAAAAGCTTTGTAGAAGGCAAATTGGAAAGGTTATCGAGGTTTTTAAAGGAAGCGGAAGAGGATCAAGTGGAAGTGGTAGTCACCCTTTCTACCACAAGGGCAAAGCAGAAGGACTTTGCAGGAGATAGCAGACCTACTCTTTACAGGGTAGACATAGACATGTACCTCAAGACTTGGGGTGGTGGTAGTGTTCACGCATGGGAAGAAGATGTGGATGTGTTTTCTGCACTTGATAGGGTTATGGACGAAGTAGAAAGGCAGATCATAAAGTTAAAACAGCGCAGACACGAGATAAGAAGAAGGGGAGCAAAGCTAAAGGAAGAGATGCTAACCGCAGGGCTGATGCCTTCTGAGGAAAGGGAACTTCCTCCTGTAATAGAGGAAGAGCTTGTTGTGGAAAAACCCATGAGTCTTGAGGACGCCATTTTTGAGCTAAAAGGTACAGGCGTATACTTCCTTCCTTTTGTTGATGTAGAAACAGGTACTCTTAAAATACTTTACAGAAAAAGAGGAGGAAACCTTGGTGTCATAAACACCAAGTGTAAGATGCTCTGA
- a CDS encoding SCO family protein: MRSLVRLLFWGILPLLLFFSYTYSQGTGIPPNESRTLGKHLPHIELMDSYGNTFDIYELKGKPIILSPIYTHCSSACPIITDSLKKAISQLGKPGKDFWVISFSFDPKDTVKDIRKFQEEHHIDGIGWKVVIAKDKENLFRLVDAIDFRFMTLENRDFIHPNLLVVISPDMRVKKYLYGVVFSHQDLKKAMGKESILEIARPYVFFVGLLGFVSTSLYILLKIFKR; encoded by the coding sequence ATGCGTTCCCTCGTGCGCCTTTTGTTTTGGGGGATCCTCCCCCTTCTTTTATTTTTTAGCTACACCTACTCTCAAGGAACAGGGATACCTCCTAACGAATCAAGAACTCTGGGGAAGCATTTACCCCACATAGAGCTAATGGACTCTTACGGAAACACTTTTGACATATATGAGCTCAAAGGAAAGCCCATAATTTTGAGTCCCATATACACGCACTGTTCTTCTGCTTGTCCCATAATAACGGATTCTCTAAAAAAAGCAATTTCCCAGCTGGGAAAACCCGGAAAGGACTTTTGGGTTATCAGTTTTTCTTTTGATCCCAAAGACACAGTTAAGGACATAAGGAAGTTTCAAGAGGAGCACCATATAGACGGCATTGGTTGGAAGGTGGTCATAGCAAAGGATAAGGAAAATCTCTTTAGACTTGTAGATGCAATAGACTTTAGGTTTATGACATTGGAAAACAGAGACTTTATCCATCCCAATCTTTTGGTGGTTATATCTCCAGATATGAGGGTGAAAAAATACCTCTACGGCGTGGTTTTCAGTCATCAAGATTTAAAAAAGGCTATGGGGAAGGAAAGCATACTTGAGATAGCAAGACCTTACGTGTTCTTTGTTGGTTTATTGGGTTTTGTATCTACCTCTCTTTACATACTTTTAAAAATCTTCAAAAGGTGA
- a CDS encoding cbb3-type cytochrome c oxidase subunit I, which translates to MKVEGSVKTVILGEIIFPILLLVFGIYHGLMQALYRAGIIKDMSFLGIEYYQGLTLHGVINAVVFTTMVIVAFGNAVFLYYLKKPLRPAVQWVSFLMMVIGTLMAAWAMFTGKANVLYTFYLPLVAHPAFYIGAALLLVGSIIPLFFDWAPNYIAWRKEHPGEKVPLAVFGVFVNHIMWVIMLVPVVITVVFQMIPLSLGITQEENVSLSRTLFWAFGHPLVYFWLLPAYTMLYTILPKIVTGDGKLYSDSAARFAFILFILFSFPVGLHHQFTEPAVTNNYKLIHALFTFGVAVPSMLTAFTVAASLEYSIKQKYPEVRDSLFYWWTKIPYISLEGDKWLVSYFMAGLFLFFVGGITGIVNASYNVNLVVHNTSFVPGHFHTTVGGLVTLSLLGISLYMVSKLMGKDIRFKGLAVLAPWLWWQGMLIFEYAMSVAGIHGFPRRTNAGLSYLNPESPLYRPEWVGYAELSAFAAFIIVLGFVFWAVSFFGTILSPKVREETLEFPTASALHDEKAPALNRLTPWFTVSVLLFVLSYLPALYDVTKRGVFFDSPGYNDKNPVPITKPQSAKEEKTNTAEAK; encoded by the coding sequence ATGAAGGTGGAAGGAAGCGTAAAAACTGTTATTTTAGGTGAGATCATATTTCCCATACTGCTACTTGTTTTTGGTATATACCACGGACTTATGCAGGCACTCTATAGGGCGGGTATTATAAAGGACATGTCCTTCTTGGGCATTGAGTACTATCAGGGGCTTACTCTTCACGGTGTTATAAATGCGGTAGTGTTTACCACCATGGTAATTGTGGCTTTTGGTAATGCGGTGTTTCTCTATTATCTGAAAAAACCGCTCAGGCCTGCAGTCCAATGGGTTAGCTTTTTGATGATGGTCATAGGCACTCTTATGGCTGCGTGGGCTATGTTTACGGGCAAAGCCAATGTACTATACACCTTTTACCTTCCCCTTGTAGCTCACCCTGCCTTTTACATAGGTGCTGCTCTTCTGCTTGTAGGTTCCATAATTCCTCTTTTCTTTGACTGGGCACCTAATTACATAGCTTGGAGGAAGGAACACCCAGGAGAGAAAGTACCTTTGGCGGTCTTTGGTGTTTTTGTCAATCACATCATGTGGGTTATCATGCTCGTCCCTGTAGTAATTACGGTAGTCTTTCAGATGATTCCTCTGTCTTTGGGTATTACCCAAGAAGAGAATGTGTCTCTCAGCAGAACACTCTTTTGGGCTTTTGGACACCCCCTCGTTTACTTCTGGCTACTGCCTGCTTATACCATGCTGTATACCATACTTCCAAAGATAGTAACAGGAGATGGAAAGCTGTATTCGGACAGCGCTGCAAGGTTTGCCTTCATACTCTTTATACTATTTTCCTTCCCTGTAGGTCTTCACCACCAGTTTACTGAACCTGCTGTAACCAACAACTACAAGCTCATACACGCGCTCTTTACTTTTGGAGTAGCTGTTCCCAGCATGCTCACAGCCTTTACCGTTGCTGCATCTCTTGAGTACTCTATAAAACAGAAATATCCTGAGGTAAGAGACTCCCTCTTTTATTGGTGGACCAAGATACCCTACATAAGCTTAGAGGGTGATAAGTGGTTGGTTTCCTACTTTATGGCAGGTCTTTTCCTCTTCTTCGTAGGTGGCATAACGGGTATAGTCAATGCGTCTTACAATGTGAACCTCGTGGTACACAACACCTCCTTTGTACCAGGGCACTTTCACACTACCGTAGGGGGCCTTGTTACTCTGTCTCTTCTGGGTATATCCCTTTACATGGTTTCCAAACTCATGGGTAAGGATATAAGGTTTAAGGGACTTGCGGTTTTGGCTCCGTGGTTGTGGTGGCAGGGCATGCTCATTTTTGAGTATGCTATGTCTGTAGCTGGTATTCATGGATTCCCAAGAAGAACAAACGCAGGTTTATCCTACCTAAACCCTGAGTCTCCTCTTTACAGACCCGAATGGGTAGGTTATGCGGAACTTTCCGCCTTTGCAGCCTTTATAATAGTGCTTGGATTTGTATTCTGGGCTGTGTCTTTCTTTGGAACTATCCTTTCACCAAAGGTAAGAGAGGAAACCCTCGAATTTCCTACTGCATCTGCACTGCACGACGAAAAAGCTCCAGCGCTTAACCGTTTGACGCCGTGGTTTACCGTATCAGTGCTACTCTTCGTGCTATCTTACTTACCTGCTTTGTACGATGTTACCAAGAGGGGTGTATTCTTTGACTCTCCGGGATACAACGACAAAAATCCTGTGCCTATAACCAAACCTCAGAGTGCAAAAGAAGAGAAAACAAATACCGCAGAAGCCAAGTGA